A segment of the Nitrospinaceae bacterium genome:
CGCTCGGGATGAAACTCCTCAAGGGCATCGAGCTTCTCACCCACACCCACGAGCTTGATGGGCACACCCGTTACCGCGCGAAGCGAAACCGCCGCCCCGCCGCGCGCATCGCCGTCCATCTTGGTGAGAACAACCCCGGTCAAACCCACGGCCTCGCCAAAGGCCTCGCCAAGATTCACCGCTTCCTGGCCGGTCATGGCATCCGCCACGAGTAATATCTCGTGGGGGCTGGCCGCCTTTTTCATGCGGCGAAGCTCGTCCATCAACTCATCGTCAACATGCATACGACCCGCCGTATCGACGATGCAATAATCATAGTGCTCACTCTTTGCCCGAGCCAGTGCTGCCTCGACGATGGCAACCGGATCGCTCATGCCCTCAGAATCAAAGGCGTCGGTCTCGGTCTGCTCGGCCAAGCGTTTAAGCTGCAAAATCGCGGCGGGCCTGGCCACATCCGCAGGCACCAGCAAAATACGGAGGCCCTGTTTTTTTAGCCGCAGGGCCAGCTTGCCCGCGCTCGTCGTTTTACCCGAGCCCTGAAGGCCGACAAACATCACAACCGTCGTGCCCGAGGCCGTCCTCTCAAGCGTCGCGCCCCGGCCCCCCATCAAATCGACAAGAGAGGCCTGAACCGCTTTGACCACTTGCTGCGAGGGGTCGATATGTGCGGCCTGGGCCACGCCAATCAAATCGACCCGAATTTTTGCAATAAAATCCTTGGCGACTTTAAAGTTAACGTCCGCCTCAAGGAGTGCCAGACGAATTTCCCGGAGAGCGGCATCAACCTCCTGCTCGCCAAGCACGCCGCGCGAGCGAAGATCCTTGAAAATACCGCTCAACCGATCCCGCAAACCCTCGAACATTTTTATCTCTCTTGCGCCCCATAGGTGGTAATAAATGACGAAAAAGGGGCATCAAACTCTAAGGCGCTAAAAAACATGTTTTTATAAGGGAAAGGCCCCTGTCTTGGCAACAGGGGTCAGCCTTCTCCTCGGATCGCCTCAATGGCCCCGGCATAGTCATCTGTGCCATAGACAGCAGAGCCCGCCACCAGTACATCAGCGCCCGCCTCGCGTATTTCTGCGGCATTTTGGGGCTTAACCCCGCCATCCACCTCCAAGAGGGCTGGAAGACCATTTTTGTCGATTTTCTCCCTTAAAGCCTGAATTCGTCCGATGGACTCGGGGATAAAGCTTTGCCCCGAAAAACCGGGTTTCACGCTCATAACGAGGATCATATCCACCTCTCCCAGCACCCACTCAATCGTCTCAAGCGGGGTGGCGGGATTCAGGGTCACTCCCGTGCCAACACCGAGCAACCGAATTTTATCAAGCGTCCGGCGAATATCGGTCGAAGTCTCGATATGCACGGTCAGAATATCCGCCCCCGCCTTGGCAAAGGCCTCGATGTAGTCATCGGGCTCCGAAATCATCAGATGAACGTCGAGCACCATGTCCGGCACGGCGCGGCGTGCGGCCTCCACCCCAAGCGGGCCGATCGAAATATTGGGTACAAAATGACCGTCCATCACATCGAAGTGAAGCCAATCGGCCCCCGCCCGCTGAACGGCTGCAATCTCCTCTCCCATCTCCTCGAACCGACACGAGAGCAGCGAAGGCGCCACCCGCACCCGGCCCGGCGTCATATCCGGTTTCGGCATTCTTTTGGTTTCCTAGTGGTCCTGTTGTTCGATGAGTTCGTCGTCAAGATAAATTCGAGCTCGTGTTTTGCCCTTCACCGCAATCATCAAATGAATTTCCTCGCCCGCACGAACCTCGCGCGCAAGCGCATCCTTACTCTGCCCGTTTGATTCAAGTTCCACACGAAGCTGGCGGCGCGGCCTACCCGAGGGCACCCGGTAGCGCAAAATGCTGAAGTTGCCAACAAGGGCTTGCGCACCCCGCGCCACGTCCACGTGCACCCGCTGACCTGCCAGAACGCGCTGGCCCGTCTGCGGGATCTGGGCAACGATGGTTCCTCGAAGAGCGCCCTCTCTGTCTACATAGCGCACTCGCCCGACCGTTAGCCCTACCTGGCGCACCCTGTCGAGCGCGGTGTTTACGCGCTCTCCGATCAGCGAGGGCATGGCATAGGCGCGCTCCCTCGGCCCCTGGCTCACAAGGAGGACCACCGGCTCGCCCCGGCGCACACTGTCTCCCACGGCAGGCCAAGTGCTGATCACCTCGTCCACCCGCTTTCCAGGCTCAAACACCCGCTCGACGAATCCAACTCTAAGGCCGCTCAGGCGAACCAACGTTTCTGCGCGGCTAAGATCCTCGCCCGTGATGGCCGGAACCACCACATCACGCGCCCCTCGGCTAATGATTAGCGATACGGCGCGCCCCCTGCGAATTCGACGCGCACCAGCCGGAAGCTGGCCCACAATATGATTTTGCGGCACATCGTCACTAAACGCCCAGCCGCTTATTTTCAGCGGTATCTCGCGCTCCCCTAGCAATTCGAGCGCGTGCACAATGTCCTGGCCCACCACCTGGGGGAGAAATACGCCATCACCCCCACGCGAAATATAAATCGCACCCAGGCCCGCCACTCCACCAATCGCCACCAGGAGAGTAGACCAGACGATAGTCCTCAAAAAAATCCTAATCATAATTCCTCTTAAACTCGCCGCCACCTAACGGTGAAAAATCCATCGAGCCCCCTGCCGCCCTCGGGCAACAATCGAAGCGCTCCGTCCGCGCCCACAAATTCCCTCGCCGCCGCCGGAAGAGAATCAACGGCCGGCTCTCTGACGAATTTGGCACCATCAATCGAGGAGGCTACCTCGTCCGTCTCCTCGGGCTCGTTCGAGCACACAGAGTAAATAAGCGCGCCGCCCGGCTTCACCGCACTAGAGGCGGCCGCAAGCAATTTCCTCTGGGCCTCGCCATGGCGTCCAAAGTCATTCTCGCGAAGCCGCCAACGAGCATCCGGGTGGCGCCGGATGACCCCGGCTCCCGAGCATGGGGCATCCACAAAAACGGTGTCGAACACATCGCCGAAGGCGGGTTTTCCCGCGTCCATCGCTAATACTCGGACCGGAACCCCAATTCTATCACAGTTGATTTTAAGCCGTCCGAGTCGGCCCAAGGTGTTGTCGGCTGCGACTATCCGGCCCCGCTTGCCTGCCATCCAGGCCATCACCGCTGTTTTCCCGCCCGGAGCGGCGCAGACGTCCAGCACCCGCTGGCCCGAGCCGACCCCTGAGAACCGCGCGGCCATGCTCGACGCTTCATCCTGAATAATAAACGCCCCCGCTTTATAGGCCCCGCTCTTTGAGAAGGAGGGTTGTCCGCCCCCACCCTTAGGCTTCATCCACAGGCTGTCGGGATCAACCTTGCCCGGCTCGGTGGCGATGCCCCCCTCTCCGAGGATATCCGCAAGGCGAGCGGCGCTGCCTTGCCAAGGATTTGCGCGAAAGACAACGGGCCCCTCGGTGTTATTCGCCTCGCAACGAGCACGAGTGGCCTCGGGTCCGAGCTGCGTTATCCATCGTTGAACGAGCCAGCTCGGGTGCGATTCCCAAATCGTCAATCGATCTTTTATCGCCTTAGGTGGCCGAAGCGGCTCGCGCAACACGCGCCGAAGAACAGCGTTCACCAGCCCTCTGGCGCCCCGGCCCTTATCTTGTCCAGCCAGATAAACCGAAGTGTTCACCGCACCATGATCGGGCACGCGATCCATGAACATTATTTGATAAACGCCAAGGCGAAGCGCCTCGCGCACACCACTAGACAAACGATCGGGCGGCTCGCTCAAAAATCGCTCGTAGGACGCATCGATGCGCCCCCGCCAGCGAAGCGTGCCGTAAAGAAGCTCGTGAAAAAATGCGCGGTCGCGCGCCTTGAAATCGCGGGAGGTGAATCGCTCAAGGAGATTCTCGGCGTTTGTGGGACGCCGCCCAAAGGCAACGAGCGCCTTATGCACGGCCTCTCTAACCGGGTCCGCCCCTGTGCCCGGCGTGATCTTTACCGGATCGTTTTTTGGGGGGCGCGATTTTTTCTTCTCGGGTCGCCTTTTTTCGCTGGGCGGCGCACCACGCAACTCTGAGGCTTTTTTAGGTTTACCTGATTTGTTTCTGGCGGGTCGCTTTCTCCCGCTTGTCGGTTCCTTACTCATTTTTCATCTCCCATCACCGCGCTTTCCGGCAGCGAGCTTCCTCTTAGATAATCCTCGGCGGACATACGGCGTTTGCCCGGCGGCTGCACTTCAAGAAGGAGCAGATCGCCCTCGCCCGTTCTGACACGAAGCCCTCGGCCCTCGGGCGAGTCCGCCTCCCCCAGCACCTCACCCACCCTCGCCGCTCTTTCCGGCTCGGCTTCCAGCGGGTAGGCGCACCAAATGCGCACCGCGCCTTCAGCCACCCCGGGCCACAGCGTTTCGGCCACAGGCCATGGGCGAAGGCCACGAATCAAAAGATCGAGGGCTGCCGCACTTTTTGTCCAGTCGAGCCGGGCCTCGTCCTTGGTGAGCTTTTCCGCATGGGTGACGAGGGCGGGATCTTGTTCCCTCTCCACCACCTCCCCGCTATCGAGACGCTCCAGGGTGTCAACGAGAAGCCCTGCGCCCGCCTCGGCAAGTTTATCGTGCAAATTCTCTGATGTGTCTCGCGGCCCGAGGGGTACCACCACTTTGCCAAGAATTGCGCCTGCGTCCATCTCCTTGGCGACCCGCATGGTGCAGACACCACTCTCGCTATCGCCCGCCAGAAGGGCTCGTTGTATCGGGGCGGCACCACGCCAGCGGGGCAGCAGCGAGGGATGAACATTTACCCCACCGAGGGGCGGAATCGACAGCAGTTTTCCTGATAAATATTGGCCATAAGCAACCACCACAGCCGCATCGGGCCGAAACGCCTCGATATCAACACTGCGCACCCGCTCGGGCTGGAGCACCTCTAGCCCCAGTTCAAGCGCTCGCACCTTCACAGGCGGCGGGGTTAGCTTTCGGCCCCGCCCGGCAGGGCGATCCGGCTGGGTAAAAACAGCTTCCACCCCGATGGGGGATGCCACGAGCGCCTCAAGCGAGGGCAGCGCGAACTCAGGCGTCCCCAGAAAAACAGTGCGCATAAAACTCTCCCGAGAAAGGTCACTTGCAACGTCTCTTTCATACGCAGGCTAAAAGCGGGGGTCAATCGTAAGGGAGGAAAAGCCCAGGAATTGGCACAAAATATCAGGCGGCGGGCGAGGCCTTTATGCGTTTTTTCATGCGGCGCTTGATGAGCTCGCGCTTCAAGCGATTGAGCCTGTCCACGAAAAGCTTGCCGTCGAGATGCTCTATTTCATGCAGCAGCACGCGGCCCAGGCGATCTTGGGCGTTAAAAAGAATTTCCTTGCCCTCAATGTTGAGCGCACGCACGTGCACACGCTCGGGGCGCTTAATCATCTCGAAAATATCCGGAAAAGAAAGACATCCCTCATTGGCCTCCACCTCCTCGCCCTCGGTGGAGACAATTTCCGGATTTACGAGAACATGTAGTTGAGATGAATCCTCGCCCACCGATAGATCGACCACGACCAAACGCACCAACTCACCCACCTGGGGGGCGGCAAGACCAACGCCAGGGGCCGCATGTACTGTCTCCACCATATCGGCGGCAATTGTGCGGATGCGCTCGTCGATATCCTCGATGAGCTGGCAGGTTTCCCTGAGCGCAGGGTCGGGATAGAGAAGTATGGGAAGTTCAGCCATTTGGTGAATCAGCTCTCAAAAAGGAAAAGCCGCCTTAACCTCATTAAGACCGCTATCAAATATCAAAAAAAAATTAAGCCTCGCGCGGGGTGTCGTCAAAATCATCGAGCGGCGCCTCTGCCTCTAGTCTAACGATTTCATCCACGACTTCAATGGAGACCCCTGCCGGAAACCCGCGCCCCTGCAGGAAACGAAGCAAACGCTCCCGAAGCTTATCCTTTCCCCGAAACGCCTTCAATCGCTTTTGGGCAGCGCGGCGGGCAGATTCAAGCTCGCCCTCCTCGCCATAGCCCTCGGCAAGCGCCAACTCGGCAATCTCTTGTGATACGCCAATGCCGCTAAGCTCGCG
Coding sequences within it:
- a CDS encoding ribulose-phosphate 3-epimerase, whose translation is MTPGRVRVAPSLLSCRFEEMGEEIAAVQRAGADWLHFDVMDGHFVPNISIGPLGVEAARRAVPDMVLDVHLMISEPDDYIEAFAKAGADILTVHIETSTDIRRTLDKIRLLGVGTGVTLNPATPLETIEWVLGEVDMILVMSVKPGFSGQSFIPESIGRIQALREKIDKNGLPALLEVDGGVKPQNAAEIREAGADVLVAGSAVYGTDDYAGAIEAIRGEG
- a CDS encoding PASTA domain-containing protein, with translation MIRIFLRTIVWSTLLVAIGGVAGLGAIYISRGGDGVFLPQVVGQDIVHALELLGEREIPLKISGWAFSDDVPQNHIVGQLPAGARRIRRGRAVSLIISRGARDVVVPAITGEDLSRAETLVRLSGLRVGFVERVFEPGKRVDEVISTWPAVGDSVRRGEPVVLLVSQGPRERAYAMPSLIGERVNTALDRVRQVGLTVGRVRYVDREGALRGTIVAQIPQTGQRVLAGQRVHVDVARGAQALVGNFSILRYRVPSGRPRRQLRVELESNGQSKDALAREVRAGEEIHLMIAVKGKTRARIYLDDELIEQQDH
- a CDS encoding methionyl-tRNA formyltransferase: MRTVFLGTPEFALPSLEALVASPIGVEAVFTQPDRPAGRGRKLTPPPVKVRALELGLEVLQPERVRSVDIEAFRPDAAVVVAYGQYLSGKLLSIPPLGGVNVHPSLLPRWRGAAPIQRALLAGDSESGVCTMRVAKEMDAGAILGKVVVPLGPRDTSENLHDKLAEAGAGLLVDTLERLDSGEVVEREQDPALVTHAEKLTKDEARLDWTKSAAALDLLIRGLRPWPVAETLWPGVAEGAVRIWCAYPLEAEPERAARVGEVLGEADSPEGRGLRVRTGEGDLLLLEVQPPGKRRMSAEDYLRGSSLPESAVMGDEK
- the ffh gene encoding signal recognition particle protein → MFEGLRDRLSGIFKDLRSRGVLGEQEVDAALREIRLALLEADVNFKVAKDFIAKIRVDLIGVAQAAHIDPSQQVVKAVQASLVDLMGGRGATLERTASGTTVVMFVGLQGSGKTTSAGKLALRLKKQGLRILLVPADVARPAAILQLKRLAEQTETDAFDSEGMSDPVAIVEAALARAKSEHYDYCIVDTAGRMHVDDELMDELRRMKKAASPHEILLVADAMTGQEAVNLGEAFGEAVGLTGVVLTKMDGDARGGAAVSLRAVTGVPIKLVGVGEKLDALEEFHPERMASRILGMGDVLSLIEKAEAAFEPEAAQEMAANLQKGAFTLEMLRDQMKQMSKLGSMSDVLSMVPGLGAKLKGAEVDEREVTRTVAIIDSMTKEERRRPAIIKGSRRKRIAAGSGTEVMHVNRVLKQFTQMQKMMRGFSKGGKRNQMKMMQQMLNQ
- the def gene encoding peptide deformylase, with translation MAELPILLYPDPALRETCQLIEDIDERIRTIAADMVETVHAAPGVGLAAPQVGELVRLVVVDLSVGEDSSQLHVLVNPEIVSTEGEEVEANEGCLSFPDIFEMIKRPERVHVRALNIEGKEILFNAQDRLGRVLLHEIEHLDGKLFVDRLNRLKRELIKRRMKKRIKASPAA